AATATGACAAATGTTCAGGCTTTCAGAGAGCTTCATCAAAATGACGAGCCATTGGTATTGGGAAATGTGTGGAATCCGCAAAGTGCTAAAGTGTATGAGAAATTAGGCTATGAAGCGTTGGCTACCTCGAGTTCGGCAGTGGCGCATAGTTTAGGATACGAAGACGGTGAAAATATGACCTTTAGTGAGTATCTTTATATTGTTGATCGAATTTTAAAAACCATATCAATTCCGTTAACGGTAGATTTGGAAGGCGGTTACGGAAAAAATACGGATGAAATAGTTTTAAATATTTCAAAACTCGCTGAGATCGGAGTGGTAGGAATTAATATTGAAGACAGCTTTGTAGTTGATGGAATCAGACAAATTGAAGATAAGGAAGTTTTTACCGAAAAGCTAAAATCAATTATTTTAGAATTAAGAGAAAAGGATATTGATATTTTCATCAATCTTAGAACAGATCCATTTTTATTAGGTTTGGAAAATCCTGTGGAAGAGACGTTAGAAAGAATTAAATTATTTGAAGAAACTGGAATCGACGGTATTTTCGTACCATGTATCACCGCTGAAAATGATATTGAAATCATCGTAAAATCAACGAAACTTCCGGTGAATGTTATGGCGATGCCAGAACTTCCAGATTTCAATATTTTGAGAAATTTAGACGTAAAAAGAATTTCTTCAGGTAACTTTGCCAATGGATATATTTATCAGAAATTAGAAGAAAAAGGTAAAGAAATTATCAATAGTAAAAGTTTTTCAACCCTATTTGTATCGTAATGAAACTGACAGAGGACAGAATGTATCAGGCATCGCTCGACAAAGATTCTTCGTTTGAAGGCATCTATTGGATGGCGGTAAAAACGACAGGGATTTTTTGTCGGCCAACCTGTACTGCCCGAAAGCCTAAAAAAGAAAATGTAGAATTTTTTTTAAGCACTGAAGAAGCCATGGAGAATGGATACCGTGCGTGTAAAGTATGTCGGCCTCTGAAAAAATTAAATGAAACGCCTCAATATATTCAGGAATTATTGAGTGAATTAGCACAAAATGTGTCATTAAAAATAAAGGATGCAGAGCTGTTGGAAAGAAAGATTGATCCTGTGACGCTTCGCCGTTGGTTTTTAAAAAATCATGGGATGACGTTTCAGGCTTTTCAGAGAGCATTTCGGATGAATATAGCTTTTAAGAAAATCAAAAATGGTGAAAGCATTATGGAAACAGCTTTAGATGCAGGCTACGAAAGTCTGAGCGGATTTAATGAAAGCTTTAAAAATATTCTCGGAATTTTACCCAAAAATAGTAGAATACAAATGATTATTGATCTTAAAAGAATTGAAACTCCGCTGGGAACCATGTACGCCTGTGCCATTGATGAGGGAGTTTGTCTGCTTGAATTTACAGATCGTAAAAATATAGAGAAACAATTCACTTCATTATCCAAAGCGTTGAATGCAGAAATTGTACAGGGTGAAAACAAGCATTTCCAACAGCTGGAAGATGAGTTAAAAGAATACTTTGACGGAAGCAGAACAACGTTTGATGTTCCTTTATATATTATCGGCAC
The sequence above is a segment of the Chryseobacterium sp. MYb264 genome. Coding sequences within it:
- a CDS encoding isocitrate lyase/PEP mutase family protein translates to MTNVQAFRELHQNDEPLVLGNVWNPQSAKVYEKLGYEALATSSSAVAHSLGYEDGENMTFSEYLYIVDRILKTISIPLTVDLEGGYGKNTDEIVLNISKLAEIGVVGINIEDSFVVDGIRQIEDKEVFTEKLKSIILELREKDIDIFINLRTDPFLLGLENPVEETLERIKLFEETGIDGIFVPCITAENDIEIIVKSTKLPVNVMAMPELPDFNILRNLDVKRISSGNFANGYIYQKLEEKGKEIINSKSFSTLFVS
- a CDS encoding bifunctional transcriptional activator/DNA repair enzyme AdaA, whose protein sequence is MKLTEDRMYQASLDKDSSFEGIYWMAVKTTGIFCRPTCTARKPKKENVEFFLSTEEAMENGYRACKVCRPLKKLNETPQYIQELLSELAQNVSLKIKDAELLERKIDPVTLRRWFLKNHGMTFQAFQRAFRMNIAFKKIKNGESIMETALDAGYESLSGFNESFKNILGILPKNSRIQMIIDLKRIETPLGTMYACAIDEGVCLLEFTDRKNIEKQFTSLSKALNAEIVQGENKHFQQLEDELKEYFDGSRTTFDVPLYIIGTEFQKSVWQLLREIPIGEVRTYKQQSEFLGNPKAIRAVGTANGINKIAILIPCHRVIGSNGELVGYAGGIWRKQKLLELEKAILF